The Actinomadura graeca nucleotide sequence ATGATCATGTCCTCGACCTTGGTGGGCGGGTTCCGCACGCCCAGCATCCGCGGCACCGAGTGGCCGTAGATGTCGGCGTCCACCACGCCCACCTTGCGGCCCTGGGCCGCCAGCGCCGCCGCCAGGTTCACGGTGACCGACGATTTGCCGACGCCGCCCTTGCCGCTGGCCACCGCGTAGACCTTGGTCAGCGAGTTCGGCCTGGCGAACGGGATCTCCTTGGCGGGCTCGCCGCCGCGCAGCTTGGTCTGGAGGTCCTTGCGCTGCTCCTCGCTCATCACGTCGAGGTCCACCTGGACGGAGGTGACCCCGTCGAGCCTGGCGACGGCCTCGGTGACGTTCCTGGTGATGGTGTCCTTCATCGGGCACCCGGCCACGGTCAGGTAGACGCCGACGCGGACGGCGCCGTCGGCCGCGATGTCGATGTCCTTGACCATGTCGAGCTCGGTGATGGGCTTGCGGATCTCGGGATCGTTCACCGTGGCGAGCGCCGCGGTCACCTGCTCGGTCGTCAACTGGGAGGCCATGTCCCCATGGTATGAACTGGGTGGCCGTGCCCGCCAATCCGGGTGTCCGCCCTCACCGGCCGTGTCCGGCCGCCGTACGATCGGGTATGTGACCACCCAGCCCAGCCCCATGGCCGCGGCCCACGTTCCCGGCGGCGGGGCCGCAAGCGGCCGGAATGCGGCCGCCGAGCTGACCGTCTGGCGTACCATGCTCCGCGCCCAGGCGCGGATCTCCCGCAGGCTCCAGTCGGGCCTGCTGGCCGAGCACGACCTCGCTCTGGGCTCCTATGACGTGCTCATGCACCTCGGCGAGGCGCCGGGCGGGCGGCTGCGCATGAACGACCTCGCCGACCGGGTGCTGCTGTCGCGCAGCGGGCTGACACGGCTGGTCGACCGGCTCCAGCGGGAGGGCCTGGTCGTCCGCCAATCCTGCACGAGCGACGCCCGCGGGCTGTACGCGGTGCTGACGCCCGCGGGCCGGGACAGGCTCGCCGAGGCCACTCCCACCTACCGGCAGGGGGTACGCGACTATGTCCTCAGCCGCCTCGACGAAGAAGATCTGCACACCTTCGGCCACATCCTCGGCAAGCTCGCCGACGAACCCGAGACCTTCGCCGCCCACGCGGCCGGATAGCGGGCTCCCCGGGCTCACAGGCGGGGGCTCCGCGGGAAGGACGGGGGCCGGTCCTTGGCGTCCAGCTCCTTGATGATCTGCTGGAGCTCCGAC carries:
- a CDS encoding MarR family winged helix-turn-helix transcriptional regulator, producing MTTQPSPMAAAHVPGGGAASGRNAAAELTVWRTMLRAQARISRRLQSGLLAEHDLALGSYDVLMHLGEAPGGRLRMNDLADRVLLSRSGLTRLVDRLQREGLVVRQSCTSDARGLYAVLTPAGRDRLAEATPTYRQGVRDYVLSRLDEEDLHTFGHILGKLADEPETFAAHAAG